One Felis catus isolate Fca126 chromosome D2, F.catus_Fca126_mat1.0, whole genome shotgun sequence DNA window includes the following coding sequences:
- the CDH23 gene encoding cadherin-23 isoform X12, with protein sequence MVKSPLNRELVATYEVTLSVIDNASDLPERSVSVPNAKLTVNILDVNDNTPQFKPFGITYYTERILEGATPGTTLIAVAAVDPDKGLNGLITYTLLDLTPPGYVQLEDSSAGKVIANRTVDYEEVHWLNFTVRASDNGSPPRAAEIPVYLEIVDINDNNPIFDQPSYQEAVFEDVPVGTVILTVTATDADSGNFALLEYSLGDGEGKFAINPATGDIYVLSSLDREKKDHYILTALAKDNPGDIASNRRENSVQVVIQVLDVNDCRPQFSKPQFSTSVYENEPAGTSVITMMATDQDEGSNGELAYSLEGPGVEAFHVDLDSGLVTTKRPLQSYERFNLTVVATDGGQPPLWGTTMLLVEVIDVNDNRPVFVRPPNGTVLHIREEIPLRSNVYEVYATDKDEGLNGAVRYSFLKTAGNRDWEYFTIDPISGLIQTAQRLDREKQAVYSLILVASDLGQPVPYETMQPLQVALEDIDDNEPLFVRPPKGSPQYQLLTVPEHSPRGTLVGNVTGAVDADEGPNAIVYYFIAAGNEEKNFHLQPDGRLLVLRDLDREREAVFSFIVKASSNRSWTPPRGPSPALDLVTDLTLQEVRVVLEDINDQPPRFTKAEYTAGVATDAKVGSELIQVLALDADVGNNSLVFYSILAIHYFRALANDSEDVGQVFTMGSVDGILRTFDLFMAYSPGYFVVDIVARDLAGHNDTAIIGIYILRDDQRVKIVINEIPDRVRGFEEEFIRLLSNITGAIVNTDDVQFHVDKKGRVNFAQTELLIHVVNRDTNRILDVDRVIQMIDENKEQLRNLFRNYNVLDVQPAISARLPDDMSALQMAIIVLAILLFLAAMLFILMNWYYRTVHKRKLKAIVAGSAELLPTGNRGFIDIMDMPNTNKYSFDGANPVWLDPFCRNLELAAQAEHEDDLPENLSEIADLWNSPTRTHGTFGREPAAVKPDDDRYLRAAIQEYDNIAKLGQIIREGPIKLIQTELEEEPGEHSPSQGSLRFRHKPPTELKGPDGIHAVHGSTGTLLATDLNSLPEDDQKGLGRSLETLTTTEASAFERNARTESAKSTPLHKLRDVILESPLEITEL encoded by the exons ATGGTGAAGTCCCCACTGAACCGGGAGCTGGTTGCCACCTATGAAGTCACTCTCTCAGTGATCGACAATGCCAGTGACCTACCAGAGCGCTCTGTCAGCGTGCCAAATG CCAAGCTGACAGTCAACATCCTGGACGTCAATGACAATACGCCCCAGTTCAAGCCCTTCGGGATCACCTATTACACCGAGCGGATTCTGGAGGGGGCCACCCCAGGCACCACACTCATTGCCGTGGCAGCTGTGGACCCCGACAAGGGCCTCAATGGGCTGATCACCTACACTCTGCTGGACCTGACGCCCCCAGGCTACGTCCAGCTGGAAGACTCCTCAGCAG GGAAAGTCATTGCCAACCGGACAGTGGACTACGAAGAAGTACACTGGCTCAACTTTACCGTGAGGGCCTCAGACAACGGGTCTCCGCCCCGGGCAGCTGAGATCCCTGTCTACCTGGAGATTGTGGACATCAATGACAACAACCCCATCTTTGACCAGCCTTCCTACCAG GAGGCCGTCTTTGAGGATGTGCCTGTGGGCACGGTCATCCTGACAGTCACTGCGACTGATGCCGACTCAGGCAACTTTGCCCTCCTTGAGTACAGcctgggggatggagagggcaaGTTTGCCATCAACCCCGCTACG GGTGACATCTATGTGCTGTCCTCTCTGGACCGGGAGAAGAAGGACCACTATATTCTGACTGCCTTGGCCAAAGACAACCCTGGAGATATAGCCAGCAACCGCCGAGAAAATTCGGTGCAG gtggTGATCCAGGTGCTAGACGTCAATGACTGCCGGCCACAGTTCTCCAAGCCCCAGTTCAGCACAAGCGTGTATGAGAATGAGCCGGCAGGCACCTCAGTCATCACCATGATGGCCACCGACCAGGATGAGGGCTCCAATGGGGAGCTGGCCTACTCACTTGAGGGCCCTGGCGTGG AGGCCTTCCACGTGGACCTAGACTCAGGCCTGGTGACCACAAAGCGGCCACTGCAGTCCTACGAGAGGTTCAACCTGACCGTGGTGGCCACGGATGGCGGACAGCCTCCACTCTGGGGCACCACCATGCTCCTGGTGGAGGTCATCGACGTCAACGATAACCGCCCCGTCTTCGTGCGCCCGCCCAACGGCACCGTCCTCCACATCAGAGAG gAGATCCCGCTGCGCTCCAATGTATATGAGGTCTATGCCACAGACAAGGACGAGGGCCTCAACGGGGCCGTGCGCTACAGCTTTCTGAAGACGGCCGGCAACCGGGACTGGGAGTACTTCACCATCGACCCCATAAGCGGCCTCATCCAGACCGCTCAGCGCCTGGACCGCGAGAAACAGGCTGTGTACAGC cTCATCCTGGTGGCCAGCGACTTGGGCCAGCCAGTGCCATACGAGACCATGCAGCCGCTGCAAGTGGCCCTGGAGGACATCGACGACAACGAACCTCTCTTTGTGAGGCCCCCG aAAGGCAGCCCCCAGTACCAGCTGCTGACAGTGCCTGAGCACTCGCCACGTGGCACCCTCGTGGGCAACGTGACAGGCGCCGTGGATGCGGACGAGGGCCCCAACGCCATCGTGTACTACTTCATTGCAG CCGGCAACGAAGAGAAGAACTTCCATCTGCAGCCTGACGGGCGTCTGCTGGTGCTGCGGGACCTGGACCGGGAGCGTGAAGCCGTCTTCTCCTTCATCGTCAAGGCCTCGAGCAATCGCAGCTGGACACCTCCCCGTGGGCCCTCCCCAGCCCTCGACCTGGTCACTGACCTCACCCTGCAGGAGGTGCGCGTCGTGCTAGAAGACATCAACGACCAGCCCCCGCGCTTCACCAAGGCTGAGTACACTGCAG GAGTGGCCACCGATGCCAAGGTGGGCTCAGAGTTGATCCAGGTGCTGGCCCTGGACGCAGACGTTGGCAACAACAGCCTGGTCTTCTACAGCATCCTGGCCATCCACTACTTCCGGGCCCTTGCCAATGACTCTGAGGACGTGGGCCAGGTCTTCACCATGG GGAGTGTGGATGGCATCCTGCGTACCTTTGACCTCTTCATGGCCTACAGCCCTGGCTACTTTGTGGTGGACATTGTGGCCCGGGACCTCGCAGGCCACAATGACACGGCCATCATCGGCATCTATATCCTGAGGGATGACCAGCGTGTTAAGATCGTCATTAACGAGATCCCCGACCGCGTGCGTGGCTTTGAGGAAGAGTTCATCCGCCTGCTCTCCAATATCACCGGTGCCATTGTCAACACTGATGATGTGCAG TTCCATGTGGACAAGAAGGGTCGGGTGAACTTCGCACAGACAGAGCTGCTCATCCACGTGGTGAATCGCGACACCAACCGCATCCTGGACGTGGACCG GGTGATCCAGATGATTGACGAGAACAAGGAGCAGCTGCGGAACCTCTTCCGGAACTACAATGTCCTGGACGTGCAGCCTGCCATCTCTGCCCGCTTGCCCGACGACATGTCCGCCCTGCAG ATGGCGATCATTGTCTTGGCCATTCTCCTCTTCCTGGCTGCCATGCTGTTCATCCTCATGAACTGGTACTACAGGACCGT ACACAAGAGGAAGCTCAAAGCCATTGTGGCTGGCTCGGCAG AACTTCTCCCTACAGGAAATCGTGGTTTCATTGACATCATGGACATGCCCAACACCAACAAGTATTCCTTCGACGG GGCCAACCCCGTGTGGCTGGATCCTTTCTGCCGGAACCTGGAGCTGGCCGCCCAGGCTGAGCATGAGGACGACCTGCCGGAGAACCTGAGCGAGATCGCAGACCTATGGAACAGCCCCACCCGCACCCAT ggaacTTTTGGGCGTGAACCAGCAGCAGTCAAGCCTGATGATGACCGGTACCTGCGGGCAGCCATCCAAGAGTACGACAACATTGCCAAGCTGGGCCAGATCATTCGGGAGGGACCCATCAAG CTGATCCAGACTGAGCTGGAGGAGGAGCCAGGGGAGCACAGCCCCAGTCAGGGCAGCCTGCGCTTCCGCCATAAGCCGCCGACAGAGCTCAAGGGGCCTGACGGGATCCACGCGGTGCACGGCAGCACGGGCACTCTGCTGGCCACTGACCTCAACAGCCTGCCCGAGGACGACCAGAAGGGCCTGGGTCGCTCACTGGAGACGCTGACCACAACTGAAGCCAGTGCCTTTGAGCGCAACGCCCGCACAGAGTCAGCCAAATCTACACCCCTGCACAAGCTTCGTGATGTGATCCTGGAGAGCCCCCTGGAGATCACAGAGCTATGA